A genomic segment from Hypanus sabinus isolate sHypSab1 chromosome 8, sHypSab1.hap1, whole genome shotgun sequence encodes:
- the fam199x gene encoding protein FAM199X isoform X2: MSDDLYGKFLAPDEPFPLIPQRGHTSDVASLDVSDFGCQLSSCHRTDPLHRLHTNRWNLTSCGTSVASSECSEELFSSVSCGDQEDCYSLLDDQEFTQNASFDLFPEGSVCSDVSSSISTYWDWSDSEFEWQLASSDFASGSDVLSDVVPSVTSSPCPVLKRRSKQHRSLDELPWSAMTNDEQVEYIEYLSRKVSTEMGLREQLDIIKIIDPNAQISPTDSEFIIELNCLTDEKLKQVRNYIKEHGARQRSVRESWRRGSYAGCGVGGLSGASSSSGSLVSSASSSGSSGSNSASASSANMSRAHSDSNLSTSAADRIRDSKRSKQRKLQQKAMRKRQLKEQRQARKERLSGLFLNEEVLSVKVAEEDHEGDVDILM, translated from the exons ATGTCGGATGATTTGTACGGCAAGTTCCTGGCACCGGATGAGCCATTTCCCTTGATACCCCAGAGGGGGCACACCAGTGATGTTGCCAGTCTTGATGTCAGTGACTTTGGATGCCAACTTTCATCGTGCCATAGAACTGACCCACTGCACAGACTCCACACCAACAG ATGGAATTTGACTTCCTGTGGAACGAGCGTTGCCAGCTCCGAATGCAGTGAGGAGCTCTTTTCCTCAGTTTCCTGTGGAGATCAGGAGGACTGCTACTCTCTGCTGGATGATCAGGAATTCACTCAGAATGCATCCTTTGACCTCTTTCCAGAGGGTAGTGTCTGCAGTGATGTGTCTTCCTCGATCAGTACCTATTGGGATTGGTCGGACAGTGAATTTGAGTGGCAG CTGGCTAGCAGTGAttttgccagtggaagtgatgtcTTGTCTGATGTGGTTCCCAGCGTCACTAGTTCTCCGTGCCCCGTTCTAAAGAGAAGAAGTAAGCAGCACAGAAGTTTGGATGAGCTTCCGTGGAGTGCAATGACCAATGACGAGCAG GTTGAATACATTGAGTACTTGAGTCGTAAAGTTAGTACAGAAATGGGACTCCGGGAGCAACTTGACATTATTAAAATCATTGACCCAAATGCTCAGATTTCACCCACAGATAGTGAATTTATAATTGAACTCAACTGTTTGACGGATGAAAAGTTAAAACAG GTAAGGAATTACATTAAAGAGCATGGTGCCCGCCAGCGATCCGTGCGTGAAAGCTGGAGAAGGGGTAGTTACGCCGGCTGTGGGGTCGGCGGCCTGAGTGGAGCCAGCAGCAGCAGTGGGAGCCTGGTAAGTTCAGCAAGCAGCAGCGGATCCAGCGGCAGCAACTCCGCGTCAGCATCAAGCGCCAACATGAGCCGAGCTCACAGTGACAGTAACCTGTCCACCAGTGCTGCTGACAGGATAAGAGACTCGAAG CGATCCAAACAGCGTAAACTGCAACAGAAAGCAATGCGTAAGCGCCAGCTGAAAGAGCAGCGCCAGGCAAGGAAAGAAAGATTGAGCGGCCTTTTCCTGAACGAGGAAGTGCTCTCCGTGAAGGTGGCTGAGGAAGACCACGAAGGAGACGTGGACATATTAATGTGA
- the fam199x gene encoding protein FAM199X isoform X1, protein MSDDLYGKFLAPDEPFPLIPQRGHTSDVASLDVSDFGCQLSSCHRTDPLHRLHTNRWNLTSCGTSVASSECSEELFSSVSCGDQEDCYSLLDDQEFTQNASFDLFPEGSVCSDVSSSISTYWDWSDSEFEWQLASSDFASGSDVLSDVVPSVTSSPCPVLKRRSKQHRSLDELPWSAMTNDEQVEYIEYLSRKVSTEMGLREQLDIIKIIDPNAQISPTDSEFIIELNCLTDEKLKQVRNYIKEHGARQRSVRESWRRGSYAGCGVGGLSGASSSSGSLVSSASSSGSSGSNSASASSANMSRAHSDSNLSTSAADRIRDSKKRSKQRKLQQKAMRKRQLKEQRQARKERLSGLFLNEEVLSVKVAEEDHEGDVDILM, encoded by the exons ATGTCGGATGATTTGTACGGCAAGTTCCTGGCACCGGATGAGCCATTTCCCTTGATACCCCAGAGGGGGCACACCAGTGATGTTGCCAGTCTTGATGTCAGTGACTTTGGATGCCAACTTTCATCGTGCCATAGAACTGACCCACTGCACAGACTCCACACCAACAG ATGGAATTTGACTTCCTGTGGAACGAGCGTTGCCAGCTCCGAATGCAGTGAGGAGCTCTTTTCCTCAGTTTCCTGTGGAGATCAGGAGGACTGCTACTCTCTGCTGGATGATCAGGAATTCACTCAGAATGCATCCTTTGACCTCTTTCCAGAGGGTAGTGTCTGCAGTGATGTGTCTTCCTCGATCAGTACCTATTGGGATTGGTCGGACAGTGAATTTGAGTGGCAG CTGGCTAGCAGTGAttttgccagtggaagtgatgtcTTGTCTGATGTGGTTCCCAGCGTCACTAGTTCTCCGTGCCCCGTTCTAAAGAGAAGAAGTAAGCAGCACAGAAGTTTGGATGAGCTTCCGTGGAGTGCAATGACCAATGACGAGCAG GTTGAATACATTGAGTACTTGAGTCGTAAAGTTAGTACAGAAATGGGACTCCGGGAGCAACTTGACATTATTAAAATCATTGACCCAAATGCTCAGATTTCACCCACAGATAGTGAATTTATAATTGAACTCAACTGTTTGACGGATGAAAAGTTAAAACAG GTAAGGAATTACATTAAAGAGCATGGTGCCCGCCAGCGATCCGTGCGTGAAAGCTGGAGAAGGGGTAGTTACGCCGGCTGTGGGGTCGGCGGCCTGAGTGGAGCCAGCAGCAGCAGTGGGAGCCTGGTAAGTTCAGCAAGCAGCAGCGGATCCAGCGGCAGCAACTCCGCGTCAGCATCAAGCGCCAACATGAGCCGAGCTCACAGTGACAGTAACCTGTCCACCAGTGCTGCTGACAGGATAAGAGACTCGAAG AAGCGATCCAAACAGCGTAAACTGCAACAGAAAGCAATGCGTAAGCGCCAGCTGAAAGAGCAGCGCCAGGCAAGGAAAGAAAGATTGAGCGGCCTTTTCCTGAACGAGGAAGTGCTCTCCGTGAAGGTGGCTGAGGAAGACCACGAAGGAGACGTGGACATATTAATGTGA